In a single window of the Rhodoferax saidenbachensis genome:
- a CDS encoding parallel beta-helix domain-containing protein, with protein MTRFTRLASATLALFALQAYALTPSEQIMEQFIDAKDGSVITLPEGRFEFTQTLSISANNVTIKGAGADKTILSFKGQNTGNGIDATGKKLTFEGFAIIDSKADGLKIQNCEDLLIRSLSVDWTGPPKETNGGYGVYPVACKRILVEKSYIRGASDSGLYVGQSEDVVLRNNRITENVAGIEIENCLRADVYDNEAYGNTGGILVFSMPDLPVIQNGVGTRIFRNKITGNNTANFAPKGNIVGLVPAGTGVMILANRDVEIFNNTIEDNQTASVIVTSFYASERPIKDPTYEAQARNTFIHDNVMRNSGAKPSGMINEIKDGAGWAGVKLDPMPQVLHDGIKAGKIKDIAELKLCMKNNTIESPAVAFANLDLENAGLFKALFRFWKPRAYAAVPAEHDCSLPPLPAVTAVVAAK; from the coding sequence ATGACCCGATTCACCCGCCTGGCCAGCGCCACGCTGGCTTTGTTCGCACTGCAAGCCTACGCGCTGACACCGTCCGAACAAATCATGGAGCAATTCATCGATGCCAAGGACGGCAGCGTCATCACGCTTCCCGAAGGCCGGTTTGAATTCACCCAGACCCTGTCGATTTCGGCCAACAACGTGACCATCAAAGGCGCAGGCGCTGACAAGACCATCCTGTCCTTCAAGGGCCAGAACACCGGCAACGGCATTGATGCCACCGGCAAGAAGCTCACGTTCGAAGGCTTCGCCATCATCGACTCCAAGGCCGACGGACTCAAGATCCAGAACTGCGAAGACCTGCTGATCCGCAGCCTGTCGGTGGACTGGACGGGTCCGCCCAAGGAAACCAATGGCGGCTACGGCGTGTACCCCGTGGCCTGCAAACGCATCCTGGTGGAAAAGTCCTACATTCGCGGGGCTTCGGACTCGGGCCTGTACGTCGGCCAGTCGGAAGATGTGGTGCTGCGCAACAACCGCATCACTGAAAACGTGGCTGGCATCGAGATTGAGAACTGCCTGCGCGCCGACGTGTACGACAACGAGGCCTATGGCAACACCGGCGGCATTCTGGTGTTCTCCATGCCCGACCTGCCGGTGATCCAGAATGGCGTGGGAACGCGCATTTTCCGCAACAAGATTACCGGCAACAACACCGCCAATTTTGCGCCCAAGGGCAATATCGTGGGCCTGGTGCCTGCCGGTACCGGCGTCATGATTCTGGCCAACCGCGACGTGGAAATTTTCAACAATACGATTGAAGACAACCAGACCGCCAGCGTCATCGTGACCAGCTTCTATGCCTCCGAGCGCCCCATCAAGGACCCCACCTATGAAGCCCAGGCACGCAACACCTTCATCCATGACAACGTGATGCGCAATTCCGGCGCCAAGCCGTCCGGCATGATCAACGAAATCAAGGATGGCGCAGGTTGGGCCGGCGTCAAGCTCGACCCCATGCCCCAGGTGCTGCACGACGGCATCAAGGCCGGCAAGATCAAGGACATCGCCGAACTCAAGCTGTGCATGAAGAACAACACGATTGAGTCCCCCGCCGTGGCTTTTGCAAACCTGGATCTGGAAAACGCCGGTCTGTTCAAGGCGCTGTTCCGCTTCTGGAAACCTCGCGCTTATGCCGCTGTGCCCGCCGAACACGACTGCAGCCTGCCGCCGCTGCCTGCTGTCACAGCGGTTGTCGCTGCGAAATAA
- the dnaJ gene encoding molecular chaperone DnaJ, translating into MAKRDYYEILGVAKNASEEDIKKAYRKLAMKHHPDRNQGDASKAAEEKFKEGKEAYEMLSDAQKRAAYDQYGHAGVDPNRGGGPGAEGFGGFAEAFGDIFGDMFGQQRGRAGAGGRQVYRGSDLSYAMEITLEEAAHGKDAQIRIPSWDSCDTCKGSGAKPGTQVKTCGTCNGAGQVQMRQGFFSVQQTCPTCRGAGKVIPEPCVACSGQGKIKRQKTLEVKIPAGIDGGMRIRSAGNGEPGTNGGPAGDLYIEIRLKKHDIFERDGDDLHCSVPISMVSAALGGEIDVPTLAGKAAIDIPEGTQNGKQFRLRGKGIKGVRSSYPGDLYCHIAVETPVKLSEHQRRLLKELDESFKKGGSKHSPSGDSWTDRLKNLFS; encoded by the coding sequence CTATCGCAAGTTGGCGATGAAGCACCACCCGGACCGCAACCAGGGTGATGCGTCCAAGGCCGCAGAAGAGAAATTCAAGGAAGGCAAAGAAGCCTACGAAATGCTGTCGGACGCGCAAAAGCGCGCCGCCTACGACCAATACGGCCACGCCGGTGTGGACCCGAACCGCGGCGGTGGCCCGGGCGCAGAAGGTTTTGGCGGATTCGCCGAGGCCTTTGGCGACATTTTTGGCGACATGTTTGGCCAGCAGCGCGGACGCGCTGGTGCGGGTGGCCGTCAGGTTTACCGCGGCTCCGACCTGAGCTACGCCATGGAGATCACGCTGGAAGAAGCGGCACATGGCAAAGACGCCCAGATCCGCATCCCAAGCTGGGATTCCTGCGATACCTGCAAGGGCAGCGGCGCCAAGCCCGGCACCCAGGTCAAGACCTGCGGCACCTGCAATGGCGCAGGCCAGGTCCAGATGCGCCAGGGCTTTTTCAGCGTGCAACAAACCTGCCCCACCTGCCGCGGTGCCGGCAAGGTCATCCCTGAACCCTGCGTGGCCTGCAGCGGCCAAGGCAAGATCAAGCGCCAGAAAACGCTGGAAGTCAAAATCCCCGCCGGTATCGACGGTGGCATGCGTATCCGCAGCGCTGGCAATGGTGAGCCCGGCACCAATGGTGGCCCGGCTGGCGATTTGTATATCGAGATCCGTCTCAAGAAACACGATATCTTCGAGCGCGATGGCGATGACTTGCATTGCTCGGTGCCCATCAGCATGGTGAGTGCCGCGCTGGGCGGCGAGATCGACGTGCCCACGCTGGCCGGCAAAGCGGCCATCGACATTCCTGAAGGCACACAAAACGGCAAACAGTTCCGCCTGCGCGGCAAAGGCATCAAGGGCGTGCGCTCCAGCTACCCTGGCGACCTGTACTGCCACATCGCCGTGGAGACGCCGGTCAAGCTCAGCGAACACCAGCGCCGCCTGCTCAAGGAACTGGACGAGTCATTCAAGAAGGGCGGCAGCAAACATTCACCTTCGGGTGACAGCTGGACCGACCGGTTGAAGAACCTGTTTAGCTGA
- a CDS encoding SO2930 family diheme c-type cytochrome produces the protein MQVLKTWTSALALVWAGACLAASPLPDQLDAYGVLKSDGKTLTLSGNTMVYGLASPLFTDYALKFRTITLPAGAKLGYKADAVVDLPIGTIISKTFYYAKDPKTPGGWLKSPARLTGESIDLSAYQLVETRILKRDTDGSWQANTYIWNDTQTSAALRRIGLTVNGTLRDPATGESTPLQYNVPNARQCQTCHAVDATVGQVGIEPIGPKGRFLNLEYGYTAGKLNQLVRLGQIGTWDNLPADLAALPRNVAYADAQTGTLEARARAYAEINCAHCHNKLGDARQSGLFLTLDATGSHLGVCKQHAAAGSGGANLTFDIVPGKPDKSLLVTRMEATTGQAMMPRMGRSLVDKEGVQLLRQWVTAMNGNCDVR, from the coding sequence ATGCAAGTATTGAAGACATGGACCAGCGCCTTGGCGCTGGTCTGGGCCGGGGCCTGCCTGGCCGCCAGCCCATTGCCGGACCAGCTCGACGCGTATGGCGTGCTCAAAAGCGATGGCAAGACACTCACGCTGTCGGGTAACACCATGGTCTATGGGCTGGCCTCGCCGCTGTTCACGGATTACGCCCTCAAGTTCCGCACCATCACCCTGCCCGCAGGCGCCAAGCTGGGCTACAAGGCCGATGCTGTGGTGGACCTGCCCATCGGCACCATCATCAGCAAGACCTTCTATTACGCCAAAGATCCCAAGACCCCAGGCGGTTGGCTCAAAAGCCCGGCACGCCTGACCGGTGAGTCGATTGACCTCTCCGCCTACCAACTGGTGGAGACCCGCATCCTCAAACGCGACACCGACGGTAGCTGGCAGGCCAATACCTACATCTGGAACGACACCCAGACCAGCGCCGCGCTGCGCCGAATTGGCCTCACGGTCAACGGCACGCTGCGCGACCCAGCCACCGGAGAGAGCACACCGCTGCAATACAACGTACCCAATGCCCGCCAGTGCCAGACCTGCCATGCGGTGGACGCCACGGTAGGCCAGGTCGGTATTGAGCCGATTGGCCCCAAGGGCCGCTTCCTGAACCTGGAGTATGGCTACACCGCAGGCAAGCTCAACCAGCTCGTGCGCCTGGGCCAAATTGGCACCTGGGACAACCTTCCGGCTGACCTGGCCGCTTTGCCCCGCAATGTGGCCTACGCCGACGCACAAACCGGAACGCTCGAAGCCCGCGCCCGCGCCTATGCCGAAATCAACTGCGCACACTGCCATAACAAACTGGGTGATGCGCGCCAGTCGGGCTTGTTCCTGACGCTGGACGCTACCGGCAGCCATCTGGGCGTGTGCAAGCAGCATGCAGCCGCCGGTTCAGGTGGCGCCAACCTGACCTTTGACATCGTGCCCGGCAAGCCCGACAAGTCCCTGCTGGTCACCCGCATGGAAGCCACCACCGGCCAGGCCATGATGCCGCGCATGGGCCGCAGCCTGGTGGACAAGGAAGGCGTGCAACTGCTGCGCCAATGGGTTACTGCCATGAACGGCAACTGTGATGTGAGGTAG